Proteins encoded in a region of the Hippopotamus amphibius kiboko isolate mHipAmp2 chromosome 11, mHipAmp2.hap2, whole genome shotgun sequence genome:
- the LOC130830830 gene encoding olfactory receptor 10C1-like, which yields MSLNCSLWQDNSMSVKHFAFARFSEVIQQCFLLFTLILLMFLASLTGNALIALAIWTNPVLHTPMYFFLANLSLLEIGYTCSVIPKMLQSLVSEARGISREGCAAQMFFFTLFAISECCLLAAMAFDRYMATCSPLHYATRMSCRVCVHLTVVSWGMGCIVGFGQTNYIFSLDFCGPCEIDHFFCDLPPILALACGDTSHNEAAVFVVATLCISSPFLLIIASYGRILAAVLIMPSPEGRRKALSTCSSHLLVVTLFYGSGSITYLRPKASHSPGMDKLLALFYTVVTSMLNPIIYSLRNKEVKAALRRTLGKKKVLICW from the coding sequence ATGAGCCTCAATTGTTCCTTGTGGCAGGACAACAGCATGTCTGTGAAACACTTCGCATTTGCCAGATTCTCTGAGGTTATCCAACAGTGTTTCCTTTTATTCACGCTCATCCTACTCATGTTCTTAGCATCACTGACAGGCAATGCTCTCATAGCCCTTGCCATCTGGACCAACCCAGTTCTCCatacccccatgtacttctttctggCCAACTTGTCTCTCTTGGAGATTGGCTACACTTGCTCTGTCATACCCAAGATGCTGCAGAGCCTTGTGAGTGAGGCCCGAGGAATATCTCGGGAGGGTTGTGCTGCACAGatgtttttctttacattattCGCTATCAGTGAGTGCTGTCTTTTGGCAGCCATGGCTTTTGACCGCTATATGGCCACATGTTCCCCACTTCACTATGCAACACGAATGAGTTGTAGAGTGTGTGTCCATTTGACAGTGGTTTCTTGGGGAATGGGTTGCATAGTAGGCTTCGGCCAAACCaactatattttctctttggactTCTGTGGCCCCTGTGAAATAGACCACTTCTTTTGTGACCTCCCTCCTATCCTGGCACTAGCCTGTGGAGATACGTCCCATAATGAGGCTGCAGTCTTTGTTGTGGCCACCCTTTGCATTTCCAGCCCATTTTTATTAATCATTGCTTCTTATGGAAGAATTCTAGCTGCTGTGCTGATCATGCCCTCCCCTGAAGGCCGCCGAAAAGCTCTTTCCACCTGTTCTTCCCACCTACTTGTAGTAACACTCTTCTATGGCTCAGGATCTATCACCTACTTGAGGCCCAAGGCTAGCCATTCACCAGGGATGGATAAACTCCTGGCCCTCTTTTATACAGTGGTGACATCCATGCTTAACCCTATCATCTATAGTTTACGGAACAAGGAAGTCAAGGCAGCTCTTCGGAGAACTCTGGGTAAGAAAAAAGTTTTGATTTGTTGGTAG